A stretch of Imperialibacter roseus DNA encodes these proteins:
- a CDS encoding exo-beta-N-acetylmuramidase NamZ family protein yields MIRIAFFTIMLTACGSDAAKQEDKKALVEEVADSQIKVGAAQMEEYLPLLQNKNVGMVVNHTTMLGETHLVDSLLSRGIAIKKIFAPEHGFRGDTPAGDKVGNEVDSKTGIPILSLYGSHNKPTKEDLSGLDVVIFDIQDVGARFYTYTSTMSYAMEACAENGLPFIVLDRPNPLGNVIDGPVLEEAQKSFVGLHPIPIAYGLTMGELATMINNEGWLENSVKADLQVIKLANWTHSSSYNLPVSPSPNLPTDHSIAWYPSICLFEGTMMSLGRGTHFPFEVLGYPSPEFGDFQFTPVPIPGMSMDPKHQDKLCYGTDLRQAPVPNAVDLSYLISFYKKTPADSSFFNNYFALLAGTPDLRKQIEKGMSEAEIKATWQKKLDAYKQIRKKHLLYDDFE; encoded by the coding sequence ATGATTAGGATTGCATTTTTTACCATTATGCTGACTGCCTGCGGCTCTGATGCGGCAAAACAAGAAGATAAAAAGGCCCTAGTGGAAGAGGTAGCTGATTCTCAGATAAAAGTTGGTGCTGCGCAGATGGAAGAATACTTGCCACTTCTGCAAAATAAAAACGTGGGTATGGTAGTGAATCATACCACCATGCTGGGGGAAACGCACCTGGTTGACTCGCTGCTAAGCAGAGGCATTGCTATCAAAAAAATATTTGCACCAGAACATGGCTTCCGGGGCGACACCCCCGCCGGCGATAAGGTGGGAAATGAAGTCGACTCGAAAACAGGGATCCCCATCCTCTCCCTGTATGGCAGCCACAACAAACCTACAAAGGAAGACCTTTCGGGCCTTGATGTAGTGATTTTTGACATTCAGGACGTAGGGGCCAGGTTCTACACCTATACCAGCACCATGAGCTATGCCATGGAAGCCTGCGCAGAAAACGGTTTACCATTCATAGTGCTTGACAGGCCCAACCCATTGGGTAATGTAATTGACGGGCCTGTTTTGGAAGAAGCCCAAAAGTCATTTGTGGGTCTCCATCCCATTCCTATTGCCTATGGCCTTACCATGGGTGAGCTGGCCACCATGATCAACAACGAGGGGTGGCTGGAAAATAGCGTTAAAGCCGACTTGCAAGTGATCAAGCTGGCGAATTGGACACATAGCAGCTCTTATAATTTGCCTGTAAGCCCTTCGCCCAATCTACCAACCGACCACTCCATCGCCTGGTATCCTTCTATCTGCCTTTTTGAAGGCACGATGATGAGCCTGGGCAGAGGCACTCACTTTCCCTTTGAAGTATTAGGCTACCCTTCGCCTGAGTTTGGCGACTTTCAATTTACTCCCGTTCCAATTCCGGGCATGTCGATGGATCCCAAGCATCAGGACAAACTTTGTTATGGTACCGACCTGAGGCAAGCTCCCGTACCCAATGCCGTAGACCTCTCCTACCTCATTTCATTTTACAAGAAAACGCCGGCCGACTCCAGTTTTTTTAATAATTACTTCGCCCTTCTGGCGGGAACTCCTGACCTTCGCAAGCAAATTGAGAAGGGAATGAGTGAAGCTGAGATCAAAGCCACGTGGCAGAAAAAGCTTGATGCATACAAGCAGATAAGAAAAAAGCATCTGCTGTATGATGATTTTGAATAA
- a CDS encoding ABC transporter permease, with the protein MNLSYFISKRINKDHEGSFSASIGRIAVASIAVGLASALVAFLILRGFQTTIVDKIYGFAGHMQISRYTLKSNNFDEPPISLTSDFYTHWKEYDFVTHVQPIGYKMGILKTEEAVLGVVFKGVTKDFDSTRFTPSLVKGHFPHFSDSTYSLEVLLSQRIADKLEKDIGDEVIMYVVQNPPRFRRLSIAGIYETGLEDFDDRIILGDLGLVQRLNNWPDSLVGGYEVFLRDPSDMEAAENEMYDVLDSDLYADTADNKYFQIFEWLQMLDRNVAIFLVLILFVASFNMVSFLLILIMERTNMIGVLKGLGATDLTVRRIFSWNGMRLIARGMLWGNVIAGGLGLLQSQFHIIPLDAASYYMHYVPIYWDWWAIVLVNILTFVVVNLTLFIPTTVIINIRPIAAIKFD; encoded by the coding sequence TTGAATCTTTCCTACTTTATATCGAAGCGAATAAACAAAGACCATGAAGGGTCATTTTCGGCCTCCATTGGCAGGATTGCGGTAGCAAGCATTGCTGTAGGCCTTGCCAGCGCTTTGGTGGCTTTTTTGATCCTCAGAGGCTTTCAGACTACGATCGTTGACAAGATATATGGTTTTGCGGGTCATATGCAGATTTCCCGGTATACTTTGAAATCCAACAATTTTGACGAGCCCCCCATTAGCCTCACATCCGACTTTTATACTCACTGGAAGGAATATGACTTTGTTACTCATGTGCAGCCTATCGGCTACAAGATGGGGATTCTTAAAACTGAGGAGGCAGTTTTGGGCGTGGTGTTCAAGGGAGTGACGAAAGATTTTGATTCAACCAGGTTTACGCCAAGCCTTGTAAAAGGTCATTTTCCGCATTTTTCTGACAGTACTTACTCTCTTGAAGTGCTATTGAGCCAAAGAATAGCAGACAAGTTGGAGAAGGATATTGGTGATGAAGTGATCATGTATGTCGTGCAAAACCCGCCCCGGTTCAGAAGGTTGTCGATTGCTGGCATTTATGAAACAGGTCTCGAAGACTTTGACGACAGGATTATTTTAGGGGACTTGGGCCTGGTACAACGCCTCAACAACTGGCCCGACTCTTTAGTAGGTGGCTATGAGGTGTTTTTGCGTGACCCTTCTGATATGGAAGCCGCTGAAAATGAGATGTACGATGTGCTGGACTCGGATTTATACGCCGATACGGCTGACAATAAGTATTTTCAGATATTTGAGTGGCTGCAGATGCTGGACAGGAATGTCGCCATTTTTCTGGTACTCATCCTTTTTGTCGCCAGCTTCAATATGGTGTCTTTTCTGCTCATCCTCATTATGGAGCGCACAAACATGATTGGGGTGCTGAAAGGCCTCGGAGCCACGGACCTGACGGTAAGGCGAATTTTTTCGTGGAATGGTATGCGGCTCATTGCCAGGGGGATGCTGTGGGGCAATGTAATTGCCGGTGGGTTGGGGTTGCTTCAAAGTCAATTTCACATCATACCACTTGATGCTGCCAGCTACTACATGCACTACGTGCCTATTTATTGGGACTGGTGGGCGATTGTGTTGGTAAATATCCTGACGTTTGTGGTAGTGAACCTCACGCTGTTTATTCCAACAACAGTCATTATCAACATCAGACCTATTGCTGCTATTAAGTTTGACTAA
- a CDS encoding dihydrofolate reductase — protein sequence MIISQIVAVAKNGVIGNDYKMLWHMPKDFRYFKDQTMGHHVLMGRKTFESLGKILPGRTFIIVTRDKNFSIEGAHVVDSIEKGIALAAAAGEEELYIIGGGEVYKQTQPISDILYITEIDVIVEGNVKYPLPDTHIWEEVSRKDMSSDEKNPYNYSFTRWKKRK from the coding sequence ATGATTATTTCTCAAATAGTGGCAGTGGCAAAAAATGGCGTCATCGGCAATGATTACAAAATGCTATGGCATATGCCCAAGGATTTTAGGTACTTCAAGGATCAAACAATGGGGCACCACGTGCTCATGGGCAGAAAAACCTTCGAGTCGCTTGGTAAAATTCTCCCTGGCAGAACGTTTATTATTGTAACAAGAGACAAAAACTTCAGCATTGAGGGTGCTCATGTTGTTGACTCTATCGAAAAAGGAATTGCATTGGCAGCCGCAGCCGGGGAAGAGGAACTTTATATCATTGGCGGTGGGGAGGTCTACAAGCAAACACAGCCTATTTCTGACATCCTTTATATTACAGAAATTGATGTAATTGTGGAGGGAAATGTCAAATACCCTCTTCCTGACACACACATTTGGGAAGAAGTTAGTCGAAAAGACATGTCCTCTGACGAAAAAAATCCTTATAATTATTCATTCACCCGGTGGAAAAAAAGAAAGTAG
- the fmt gene encoding methionyl-tRNA formyltransferase: MTKDLRIVFMGTPEFAVPSLDILVTNGWNIVGVITAPDKPQGRGKKLGVSAVKAYAEDKGLNILQPTNLKAPEFIAELKALDANLQIVVAFRMLPEIVWQMPALGTFNLHGSLLPKYRGAAPINWAIINGEKETGVTTFFLKHEIDTGDILFQEKESISDEDNVGTVYERLMNKGAALVLKTVEAIAEGNYKEQPQEIFEDTPTAPKIFRETCEINFEQPTEQVVDFIRGLSPYPTAWTTLMGKTVKVYKARKVEQKGEKEMMSDSKTYLYLKTADGYISIEELQMEGKKRMDIEEFLRGNRI, translated from the coding sequence ATGACAAAGGATCTTCGAATAGTATTTATGGGTACGCCGGAATTCGCCGTGCCAAGTCTCGATATTTTAGTAACCAATGGGTGGAATATTGTTGGGGTGATTACAGCGCCCGACAAGCCACAAGGGAGAGGTAAAAAGCTGGGTGTATCGGCTGTGAAAGCCTATGCCGAAGATAAGGGGCTCAACATCCTGCAACCAACGAACCTTAAGGCTCCTGAATTCATAGCGGAGTTGAAGGCGTTGGACGCCAACCTGCAAATAGTAGTTGCCTTCCGCATGCTGCCCGAAATAGTATGGCAAATGCCGGCCTTAGGCACTTTCAACTTGCATGGCTCACTGTTACCCAAATACAGGGGGGCGGCCCCCATCAACTGGGCCATTATCAACGGCGAGAAAGAAACAGGCGTCACTACTTTTTTTCTGAAACACGAAATTGATACTGGCGATATCCTTTTTCAGGAAAAAGAGTCCATAAGCGATGAGGACAACGTTGGCACAGTGTATGAAAGACTCATGAACAAGGGAGCCGCACTGGTGCTGAAAACTGTCGAAGCCATTGCAGAAGGAAACTACAAGGAACAGCCGCAGGAAATTTTTGAAGATACGCCCACAGCGCCAAAAATATTCAGAGAAACCTGCGAGATCAACTTTGAACAACCGACTGAGCAGGTGGTTGACTTCATCAGAGGCCTATCGCCCTACCCTACCGCCTGGACAACCCTAATGGGCAAAACTGTGAAAGTTTACAAGGCACGAAAAGTCGAGCAAAAGGGCGAAAAAGAAATGATGAGTGACAGCAAGACGTACCTATATCTTAAAACTGCAGATGGATATATCTCCATCGAGGAATTGCAGATGGAAGGCAAGAAAAGGATGGATATTGAAGAATTTCTCAGAGGCAACAGGATATGA
- a CDS encoding S8 family serine peptidase, whose translation MKVSHWYKVLLPGSFLLLMVLWPMASSAQPSRRYQLPSGKSASDIQPNQLIIKFKDGRYSTGGRTLQAVPDITSFTISQKISIKELKALDPASNASARTLQRPSKYLANMYKVELAEGNVLEAINELLRYDNVLYAEPVFKEQLFLIPNDPDAATASPKQPYLSSIKAYDAWGITTGDSTIVIGVIDTGADYTHEDLSSNIYLNTNDPIDGVDNDGNGYVDDYRGWDFANRDSDPKSDFGDHGTHVSGLSSARTNNAKGMAGTGFKSKFVPLKAFKTEDNTSFGNYEAIIYAANQGMDVINLSWGSTGNYSQAAQDIINYAVLERDVVVVAAAGNTNAELTFYPASYDHVLSVAASTNDGTKSSFATYSYYVDLVAPGTAAYSTRNNSTYGTADGSSFSSPQVAGAAALLRSYFSKYSAVQIMEQLRITGTSVDGLAGNAQYKGLLGRGMLNMYSALTDTLSPSVRLVKDSLHTQAGQKVFFGDTVHYDLEAINWLKPASGLEITLEPLSNLVTLTGNTWTTPYLATFDTTTYAFSAILDESTPPGSRVIFKAKVKASGYNDTQYFEFTTHPDSTTTSSANLSLTINSKGDLGYTKDSLKAGNGFTFQNIRVVSHAGFLVGNSGASLADNVANNLVFGTRNNDFSVKKHLKLFGGTVADNYYENSFTASLSETLSTLVEQKTLSWDSPDDRNFMITEYRVTNTSADAIENLHAGLFTNWSIGNGDNNRTEWVDSLRLGITYIDEDNIYGGIALLTNNTPTFYAADIDNLNENIAVTDSLLTDSLKFAWLSAEMVKTTAGQSGVGNNTAQMNGVKLGNLGAFKSEKVAFAWITAESKNGFITAVQRARLRYAEFQNNPRTIATVLACKDSPVTISLSGGTSFDFFADAGATDTLLIHGNDYLTDTIKSPATFFVRNADNNYTGDLFSVQVNMDGLDANFSLSSDTVLLEPGVSPTISLASQSEKAVTWAWDFGNGSQSTLENAQAKFNEPGTYDVTLTTSSKAGCVSNATKTVLVANRATQPVIDAIVICANASATIQAANATKIKVYTDSTSNAAVFEGAFFTSGLLDKDTSFYVANADSLFESRKVLVPVQLNQPMVDFTYLPDTTQFESAILLVNQSSNAVGYQWYLVDSLIGDTMNSQLILAEQTEITVRLVASNEQGCTSSISKLLSFTKSELPLVSDSPVCPGENFTLAPENGSNFLFTSANTGEPLYKGSRFDVLNVTDTVKLIVKGIDSIIESDPVEVSIYPYDFSAAFLIEPEVLILKKQRTATFTSLSPGATSWEWMINGSLVDISQQPLLAFDSAGIYDVMLIAHNDEGCADSVSMAYQVLEVTGIETAVDIFNLFPNPASETIAVELLKQQNDAVVSLINMAGQEVLRRSLTTGPGQSVEISIGLLPKGVYTIRLSTASQSWQQRLIKK comes from the coding sequence ATGAAGGTAAGCCATTGGTATAAAGTGTTGTTACCGGGCAGCTTTTTGCTGCTCATGGTCCTATGGCCCATGGCAAGCAGTGCGCAACCCAGCAGAAGATATCAACTACCATCGGGCAAGTCGGCATCGGATATCCAGCCCAATCAGCTCATCATTAAATTCAAAGACGGCCGCTATTCAACAGGTGGACGGACGTTACAAGCTGTTCCCGATATCACCTCATTCACCATCAGCCAGAAGATATCGATAAAGGAGCTGAAAGCCCTCGATCCTGCATCCAATGCAAGCGCAAGAACACTCCAGCGGCCAAGTAAATACCTGGCTAACATGTACAAAGTTGAGTTGGCAGAAGGCAATGTGCTGGAAGCTATCAACGAATTGCTTCGGTATGACAATGTACTTTATGCCGAGCCAGTTTTCAAAGAGCAGCTCTTTCTGATACCCAACGACCCAGATGCCGCCACAGCGAGCCCCAAGCAGCCCTATCTGTCGTCTATCAAAGCTTATGACGCCTGGGGGATTACGACTGGAGACTCTACCATTGTCATTGGCGTTATTGACACCGGAGCAGACTATACCCACGAGGACTTAAGCAGTAACATCTACTTGAATACAAATGACCCTATCGACGGAGTTGACAACGATGGGAACGGTTATGTAGATGACTACCGTGGATGGGACTTTGCCAATAGAGATAGTGACCCCAAATCAGATTTTGGAGACCACGGCACACACGTTTCCGGTTTATCTTCAGCCAGAACCAACAACGCCAAAGGAATGGCGGGAACAGGCTTTAAGTCTAAGTTTGTCCCCCTAAAAGCATTTAAAACAGAGGATAACACTTCATTTGGCAACTACGAAGCCATCATTTATGCTGCCAATCAGGGCATGGATGTCATCAATTTGAGCTGGGGCTCCACCGGCAATTACAGCCAGGCGGCGCAAGATATTATCAACTACGCCGTATTGGAAAGGGATGTGGTGGTAGTGGCTGCCGCCGGCAACACCAATGCCGAACTCACTTTTTACCCTGCCAGTTACGACCACGTATTGTCCGTAGCGGCCTCGACTAACGATGGTACCAAGTCGTCCTTCGCTACCTATAGCTACTATGTCGACCTGGTAGCTCCGGGCACCGCCGCCTATTCAACAAGAAACAATAGTACCTATGGTACCGCTGATGGCTCATCGTTCTCTTCGCCTCAGGTGGCGGGTGCGGCTGCTTTACTCAGATCTTATTTTTCAAAGTACTCTGCCGTTCAAATCATGGAGCAGTTGCGTATCACAGGCACATCGGTGGACGGGTTGGCAGGCAATGCGCAGTACAAGGGCCTGCTGGGCCGGGGCATGCTCAACATGTACAGCGCCCTGACTGATACGCTTTCTCCTTCGGTGCGTTTGGTGAAAGATTCTTTGCATACCCAGGCCGGGCAGAAGGTTTTTTTTGGCGACACTGTGCACTATGATCTGGAAGCCATTAACTGGCTCAAGCCTGCCTCTGGTCTGGAGATTACACTAGAACCATTGAGTAATTTAGTGACATTGACCGGCAACACCTGGACTACCCCCTACCTGGCCACATTTGATACGACCACCTACGCTTTTTCTGCTATTCTGGATGAAAGTACTCCTCCTGGTTCCAGGGTCATTTTCAAAGCCAAAGTCAAAGCTTCCGGTTACAACGACACCCAATATTTTGAGTTCACCACTCACCCGGATTCGACCACTACCTCGTCAGCCAATCTATCGCTCACCATCAATTCGAAGGGGGATCTCGGCTATACAAAAGACTCTTTAAAGGCAGGCAATGGGTTTACATTTCAAAATATTCGTGTTGTAAGCCATGCTGGCTTCCTGGTGGGAAATAGCGGCGCCTCATTGGCTGACAACGTTGCCAATAACCTCGTATTCGGAACGAGGAACAATGATTTTTCCGTTAAAAAGCACCTCAAGTTATTCGGAGGAACAGTTGCCGACAATTACTACGAAAACAGCTTTACAGCAAGCCTCAGTGAAACCCTGTCAACGCTCGTGGAACAGAAAACGCTGTCCTGGGATTCTCCTGACGACAGAAACTTTATGATCACTGAGTATCGGGTCACAAACACCTCCGCAGATGCTATAGAAAACCTTCATGCCGGACTCTTCACCAACTGGAGCATTGGCAACGGCGACAATAACCGCACCGAATGGGTCGACTCTCTAAGACTCGGGATTACCTACATTGACGAAGACAACATCTATGGCGGGATAGCCCTGCTCACAAACAATACGCCAACTTTTTATGCAGCCGACATCGATAACCTGAACGAAAACATAGCCGTGACTGACTCGCTGCTTACCGATTCGCTTAAGTTTGCCTGGCTGAGTGCAGAAATGGTCAAAACAACTGCCGGCCAAAGCGGAGTAGGCAATAACACTGCTCAAATGAATGGCGTGAAGCTTGGGAACCTTGGTGCCTTTAAAAGTGAAAAAGTAGCTTTTGCCTGGATTACTGCCGAGTCAAAAAATGGGTTCATTACTGCCGTGCAGCGAGCCCGACTCAGGTATGCTGAATTCCAAAACAATCCGAGAACCATCGCCACGGTTTTGGCCTGTAAGGATTCTCCGGTTACCATCAGCCTGTCCGGTGGCACTTCTTTTGATTTCTTTGCCGACGCCGGAGCCACAGACACGCTGCTGATTCACGGAAATGACTACCTGACAGACACCATCAAATCGCCCGCCACCTTTTTCGTGCGAAACGCCGACAACAACTACACTGGCGACCTGTTTTCTGTGCAGGTTAACATGGACGGCCTCGACGCCAATTTCAGCCTTAGCTCAGACACTGTTCTGCTTGAACCAGGTGTTAGCCCCACTATCAGCCTCGCCAGCCAAAGCGAAAAAGCAGTGACCTGGGCCTGGGACTTTGGCAATGGTTCGCAAAGCACTTTAGAAAATGCTCAGGCAAAATTCAACGAGCCTGGCACCTATGACGTAACACTAACAACGAGCAGCAAAGCAGGGTGTGTTTCCAACGCTACTAAAACTGTTTTGGTGGCTAACAGAGCGACACAGCCGGTCATCGATGCCATAGTAATTTGCGCCAATGCTTCCGCAACTATTCAGGCTGCAAATGCTACAAAAATAAAAGTTTATACCGACTCAACGAGCAATGCTGCAGTCTTCGAAGGTGCCTTTTTCACCTCCGGACTGCTTGATAAAGACACTTCGTTTTACGTGGCTAATGCAGACAGCCTTTTTGAAAGCCGCAAAGTCCTGGTTCCTGTACAGCTAAATCAACCCATGGTTGACTTCACCTATCTCCCTGATACTACTCAGTTCGAATCGGCGATCCTTCTGGTCAATCAAAGCTCCAATGCCGTTGGCTACCAATGGTATTTAGTGGATAGCCTCATAGGAGACACAATGAATAGCCAGTTGATTTTGGCAGAGCAAACCGAAATTACCGTCAGGCTGGTCGCCAGCAACGAACAGGGATGTACTTCATCAATTTCAAAACTACTGAGCTTCACCAAGTCGGAGCTGCCGTTGGTGTCCGATAGCCCGGTTTGCCCCGGCGAAAACTTCACCCTGGCGCCAGAAAACGGGAGCAACTTTCTTTTTACCTCAGCAAACACCGGGGAGCCACTGTACAAGGGAAGCAGATTCGACGTTTTGAACGTGACGGACACTGTGAAGCTAATTGTAAAAGGGATCGACTCTATTATTGAAAGTGACCCTGTTGAAGTTTCAATATATCCTTACGACTTCTCTGCAGCCTTCCTTATTGAGCCTGAGGTTCTCATCCTTAAAAAGCAAAGGACTGCCACTTTTACAAGCCTGTCGCCAGGCGCTACTTCGTGGGAATGGATGATCAACGGAAGCCTTGTAGACATTTCTCAGCAGCCCCTGCTGGCATTCGATTCCGCTGGGATTTATGACGTGATGCTGATAGCCCACAATGATGAAGGCTGTGCGGATTCTGTGTCGATGGCGTACCAGGTATTGGAAGTAACCGGGATAGAAACCGCAGTGGACATCTTCAATTTATTCCCGAATCCGGCAAGTGAGACCATAGCTGTTGAACTTCTCAAGCAGCAAAATGACGCTGTTGTGTCCCTCATCAATATGGCTGGTCAGGAGGTTCTTAGGCGATCCTTGACGACAGGCCCAGGGCAATCTGTTGAAATATCAATCGGTTTGCTACCAAAGGGGGTTTACACTATCCGGCTATCAACCGCATCGCAAAGCTGGCAACAGCGGCTCATCAAAAAATAA
- a CDS encoding D-glycero-alpha-D-manno-heptose-1,7-bisphosphate 7-phosphatase has translation MNKAIFLDRDGVINVERGEYTFRPEDFTIEKGVKEALEILKEKGYTTVVITNQAGIAKAIYTKEDVEACHAKMHEQLPGLIDDVFYAPYYPPLSESLGRKPGSLLFERALALYHVDPQQSWMVGDNDRDLVPARKLGMHTIGIGVAEKFPSADACVSSLLEAVTNVIMK, from the coding sequence ATGAACAAGGCCATATTTCTTGATAGGGATGGAGTAATTAATGTTGAAAGGGGAGAGTATACCTTTAGACCTGAGGACTTTACCATCGAAAAGGGAGTGAAAGAGGCTTTGGAGATCTTAAAAGAAAAGGGGTACACAACGGTTGTCATCACCAATCAGGCCGGAATTGCCAAAGCTATCTATACAAAGGAGGACGTGGAGGCTTGTCATGCAAAAATGCATGAGCAATTGCCGGGGCTTATCGACGACGTGTTTTATGCACCCTACTACCCTCCGCTCTCGGAATCGCTGGGCCGAAAGCCGGGCTCCCTGCTCTTTGAAAGGGCACTTGCTTTGTATCATGTTGACCCGCAACAATCATGGATGGTGGGCGACAACGACCGGGACCTGGTGCCCGCCAGAAAGTTGGGAATGCATACGATTGGCATCGGGGTTGCAGAAAAGTTTCCCTCCGCCGATGCCTGCGTAAGCAGCCTTTTGGAGGCGGTCACCAACGTCATTATGAAATAG
- a CDS encoding polyprenol monophosphomannose synthase: MNKGLVIIPTYNEKENVALMIEAVFDLSMQFDLLIVDDGSPDGTAAIVKHMQSIWPDRLHILEREGKHGLGTAYIAGFQYGLDKGYEYMFEMDCDFSHDPKDLEKLYNACAKDGFDVAIGSRYVDGLVNVVNWPISRVMMSIFASLYVRFITGIPVSDTTAGFKCYRRHVLETIPFNKIKFVGYAFQIEMKFTAWKYGFKIKEIPIIFTDRSRGESKMTRGIFQEAVLGVLQMRIYSLFRKYLRVEA, translated from the coding sequence GTGAATAAAGGTTTAGTCATTATCCCAACTTACAACGAAAAAGAGAACGTCGCTCTTATGATCGAAGCGGTGTTTGATTTGTCCATGCAGTTTGACCTGCTTATCGTGGATGACGGCTCTCCGGATGGCACCGCAGCTATTGTTAAGCACATGCAGAGTATTTGGCCAGACAGACTTCATATTCTGGAAAGGGAGGGAAAGCACGGACTTGGCACCGCTTACATAGCCGGATTTCAATATGGGTTGGATAAGGGCTATGAATACATGTTTGAGATGGACTGCGACTTCTCCCACGACCCTAAAGATCTTGAAAAGCTTTACAACGCCTGTGCCAAAGACGGCTTTGATGTGGCCATTGGCTCAAGGTACGTCGACGGGCTGGTGAACGTGGTGAACTGGCCGATAAGCCGGGTAATGATGTCTATTTTCGCCAGTTTATATGTCCGTTTCATCACTGGCATACCAGTGTCAGACACTACTGCAGGCTTCAAATGCTACCGCCGGCACGTGCTGGAAACCATTCCCTTCAACAAAATCAAGTTCGTTGGTTACGCTTTTCAGATTGAGATGAAGTTCACTGCCTGGAAATATGGTTTCAAAATAAAGGAGATTCCGATCATTTTCACTGACCGAAGCCGTGGAGAATCCAAAATGACCCGGGGCATTTTTCAGGAAGCTGTTCTGGGCGTGCTTCAAATGAGGATTTATAGCCTTTTCAGGAAATACCTGCGGGTAGAAGCTTAG
- a CDS encoding SDR family oxidoreductase — MAEVKGKVVWITGASSGIGEAITYEMARKGAKLILSARRQEELERVKAACVASVQGLVEENVKILTVDLANAASLEAKAKEAEAMFGVVDVLVNNGGISQRSLAKDTQLDVDRKVMEVNYFGAIALSKALLPGMISRKNGHHVVISSAVGIISSPYRTGYAASKHALHGFYDGLRAELHDDSIKVTIICPGFIRTQISVNSITGDGGKFNEMDDAQANGIAPEAAARTIVRAVEKEKEEVYIGGVKEVGGIYVKRFFPSLFSQIVRKVKVR, encoded by the coding sequence ATGGCTGAGGTAAAAGGCAAAGTAGTGTGGATCACAGGCGCATCTTCAGGGATTGGGGAAGCGATTACCTATGAAATGGCCAGAAAGGGAGCGAAACTTATTCTGTCGGCTCGCCGCCAGGAAGAACTGGAAAGAGTGAAAGCTGCTTGTGTAGCATCTGTGCAAGGCCTGGTGGAGGAAAATGTTAAAATACTGACAGTCGACCTGGCCAATGCGGCAAGTCTTGAAGCCAAAGCTAAAGAAGCGGAAGCTATGTTTGGTGTGGTAGACGTGCTTGTAAACAACGGCGGGATCAGCCAGCGCTCACTGGCCAAAGACACTCAGTTGGATGTGGATCGCAAAGTAATGGAAGTCAATTATTTTGGCGCCATTGCCCTTTCCAAGGCACTGCTTCCAGGCATGATCAGCCGAAAAAACGGGCACCATGTCGTGATCTCCAGTGCTGTGGGCATCATCAGCTCGCCTTATCGGACAGGATATGCAGCCAGCAAACATGCTCTGCATGGCTTCTACGACGGCCTGAGGGCAGAACTGCACGACGACAGTATCAAGGTGACCATTATTTGCCCTGGATTTATCCGGACTCAGATTTCCGTCAACTCAATTACTGGCGACGGGGGGAAATTCAACGAGATGGATGACGCTCAGGCAAATGGCATTGCACCGGAAGCGGCAGCAAGGACGATTGTGAGAGCAGTGGAAAAAGAAAAAGAAGAGGTGTACATAGGAGGAGTGAAAGAAGTGGGGGGTATTTATGTGAAGCGGTTTTTTCCTTCTCTCTTCTCACAGATAGTGCGAAAAGTAAAGGTGCGTTAG